GTCATGGTCGGGCGGCGGTCAGCCTCTTCGTAGCTGAACGGTTCTGCGAGGCCGAACACGTCCCAGTCTTGGGTTTCGAACAGTCCTTCGCGAATGTTCGCACCCGCCGAGGGGTCTAAGTCGAGGTTGTTTGCCTCTTGGATGCCCTTGAGCGCAAGCATCGCGTGGATGACCCCGCGGACGTAGTTCAGGTTCGCCACGCTCGGGTCGTTCATGTCACGACCCTCGCGCTCGAAGGAGGCTTCGATGGCAGCCTTGCCGTCGCCGCTTCCCTCCATGACCTCGCCGAACGTTTTGAACCCACTCACGTAGCGCACGCCCTCGAAGGTCTCCGGGGATTCCTGGACGCGCAGTTCGTCTACGGTGTAGGTCAGCCCCATGACGTTGACCTCGGGGTAGACGTCCTGTCGGTCCTTCAGCAACACCTGCATCGGCGCGGCCGTGTTCTGGTGGATGAGGTAGTCGATGCTGTCGTCTCTCGCCTTGCGCAGCTGGCTCGTCGCGGAGTTGGCAGTGAGCGGCAGGTCGATGTCGTCGCCAACTTCGAGGCCGAGTTCCTCGGCGTAGGCCTTCCCGCCCTCGACGGGAGCCTTCCCGAACGGGTTGTTCGAGAAGATGAAGGCGATCTTGCCTGGATCGTTGTCCGCAATCCACTTGAGGTGGGCGCGGGCCTGACTCGTGTAGTCGAGGTTACCGAAGAAGTTGTACGGCGCTTCCTCCGTGAGCAGATTCGCCGAGTACGATGCAGAAATGTAGACGATTTCGTCGCGGGCGACTCGTTGGGACAGGGCCTCCGTGTCGGCGGTCCCCCAGCCAATGATGATTGGCGGCAGGTCTCCAGAGGTAAACTCGTCGTAATTCTGTTGGGCCTGTGCCACGTCGTAGGCGTAGTCCACCCCGTTGTGGTTGATTTGCTGTTCGAGCAATCCTTCCTCGTTTATCCATTTGAAGGCGTCGCGGGACCCGAGTGCCGTCGGACGGCCCACGTCTGAGGTCGCCCCACTCTGGTCGTAGAGGCCGGGAATGGTGAGTGCGTTCGCGCCGCCGTCGCCACCACCGTTGCCACCCGTACAACCGGCGACGGTGACAAGGCCGGCCGCCGCTGCGGCCTGCATGAACCGTCGTCGGGTCTGATAGCTGTCAGATTGGTCTTGTGGGTCGGTAGTCTGTCTCATGTGACCATTCATCATTATTACTCCTGAAGAATGTTGGAATGTGTTGTTTTATACATTTCGGTCATCCAACCCCTTCCAGTTCCGTGGATTTTAAATTCTGCCAAACTGATTGACGGATTTACAATTTGGCTACGGAAATCTCGTGATTCGTTAGTTGCACGCCGGTGTGCGTCCACGGGAAACTTTCTTCAAAGCGCCGCGCGACACACTCTACGATGGACGACGATTGCATTTTCTGTAAGATTATTGATGGTGAAATTCCGAGTCGAACCGTCTACGAGGACGACCAAGTGCTGGCGTTCCTCGACGTGAACCCGCTCACGCGCGGTCACACGCTAGTCATCCCGAAATCCCACCACCAGACGGTCGCAGATCTCCCCGAAGACGTCGGCGAGGCGGTGTTCACCACGCTCTACCGACTCACGCCCGCCGTGGAATCGGCCGTCTCCGCAGACGGGTCGAACATCGGTATCAACAACGGTACGGCCGCCGGTCAGGAAGTCCAGCACGTCCACGCCCACATCGTTCCGCGCTTCGAAGGCGACGGCGGCGGTGCTATCCACTCCATCGTCAGAACGATGCCCGACCTGACCGACGACGAGTTCGACGACATCGCGGCGGACATTCGGGCAAACGCCGACTGAGCCTCCCCGCCTTTTTTGTACGATAGCCTGAATAGTTCAAAATATGGATACGAAGCCACAGTCGCTCGCCCTCGCCGGCGTCACCGGCGGGGCTGGAACGACGCGACTCACAGCCGAACTCGGGGCGACACTCGCCCGAGCAGGCCGTGACGTCGCGCTCGTCGATGCCGCCTACGCCACGCAGGGCCTCTCGAGATTCGTCGGCGGGGCGCTCGAAACCGACATCACGGACGTCGTCTCGGGTGAGGCGACCGTTCAGGAAGCCCTCAGCGACCTCCCGCTCGACCTGTCCGGTCGCCTCGCGGTGGCACCCGCACACGCCACCTTCGAGCAACTCGCCCGGGCGAAATCCGCGGCCGCCGCAGAACGCCTCGCCGACACCATCGGCGACCTGACTCGGGGGTTCGACGTCGTCATCGCCGATACGCCGCCGCTGGCCGCGAATCAGGCCGTCGCCGCCGCCACCGCCGCGGACGCCGTCGCGCTCGTCGCCCCCGCCACCCAGCGAGGCCTCGACGCCGTCCCAACCATTCGCGGCCGCCTGCAGGACGTGGGCGCGACCGACGATCACCTCATCGCGAACCGTGCCGATGGCTCCCTGTTCGCGAGCGAAACCGACCTTGCGGTGCCCGTCTGCGAAGACCAGGAGGTCGAAACACCGACGTGTGCGACCGCAACGACTGGCACGTTCGCCCCGGCCGTCGCTGCCGTCACCGAGGGCATTTTCGACACCAACCTCGGCCTCGACTTCGAGGAACCGGGCTTCCTCAAAAAGTACACCCGGTCGCGCTAGAAGAACTCGTCGCCGTCGCTCATCGTCTCGGCGAGGCACTCACGTTAGTCGAAACCGTTGCCCCGCAGTACACGTCACAGCGGTGTAGTCACGGTGAGTGTGGGTTTACTCACGAGGACAATCGGAATGGTGACGAGTTCAAGTGTCTGAAGTGCGGGAAGGAGTTGCACGCGGATTACAGTGGTTCGAGGAGAAAGCCCACGACTTCAGTCGTGGGAGGAAGTCAGAACGCTGCGCGGAATGTGGCGTGGCGACTTGTCCAAAACTGGCTCAAGTCTGGTTCTGGACGGGTCACCAGTCAACTGGCCTTGAAGTCAGGAACGGTGAACGCTAACGGCGATTTCAACGCCTCCGCCTAAGTGCGGTAGAGCGGGAGTTCACTGACAAGCCCCGACCCTTGAGGTCGGGGTTGTTGACCGTGCGCTCGACAGATGTTTCGCAATGTCTGGCGGGCTACAGTCGAGTAGGTCACGACGAGTAGCACGCTACTCGTTTCAGAAATGATTAGTGTTAAATTTATCGTCAGGCTACCGGGTGCGGACGGTTCGCTCGCCGTCTTCGGTGAGCGACACGTCCCCGTCGAACAGTGAGCGAATCATCGAGAGCGTCTGGTCGTCGTGTGCCCCCGGATTGATGTGGAAGTGGGCGATGGCGTCCGCGGCGAACAACCGACCCGTGAGCACGTGTAAGAATTCGTATGCCTTCTCCGGGTCTACGTACTGTAGGAGCGTCGTGAGCGAATCGAAGCAGACGACGATTTGGGCGTCCTGGTCGGCCCACCGCGTGAGCACTTCGCTGATTTTGATGCCGAGGCCGGTGAGGTCGCCGGCGCTCGCCACTGTCTGTATCGGGCCCTGTGGGTTCTCGCCGGCCGTACTTGCCGCCGCGGCCGAACGGACGCTGTCGCCGACGTTGATGATGGCGAGATCGTTTGGTCGTCCCGCCCCATGGCGGTGCCACTGGGTGAGGCAGCTATCGGGTGAGCGAGAATAGGCAACCCAGAGGACGTTCGTCTCTGCCGGGTTCTGCGGCGTCAATAGCTCCATGCACGCGTCGTCTGCCGCCGGTTCCATGGGCGGTGCGCACAGCAGCGTGCTCGTCGCCGTCACCAGATCGTCGTGGAGTGAGTTTCCCCGTGTATCCTTTTGGCTCACACTCGTTCACTCTACCATACGCGGGAACAGATAAAATCGTTGTGGTGATTCAGAGAGTCTTTATTTCTGATTCATATCATGCAGGATCAACGGGCTCGACGGTAAACGAAGCCGGATTTCCGTGCAGCTCGACGATTTGCTGTCGCGCTTCCTTTCGGGAGGTTGCCACGACGATGAGGCCGTCTACCGTGCCGTCGCCGCTCGCGTGATAGGGGCGAGCGCATCATCCGCGAACTCGGTCGCGTAGGTCTGGAGGACGCCGCGAACGCGCCGCTCCATGCTCGCGAGGTCCGTCTCACCCTGCTCAAAGGTAGCCAGCGCGTCCTCAATGTTCCGCAGGGCAGAAATCCGGTCCATCTACGTCGTCCGAAGGTGGTCGGTGCGCGGTTCGTACACCTCGCCTTTCTGTTTGAGCTTCTCGATTTCGTGTTCGGCCTTCGAGTGGTCCATCCCGATTTCCTCCGCCCGGTCTAACACCACGTCGATTGGCGCACCGTCCTCGTATTCGTCTTCGATTTCCTTGATGAGGTTCTTGATGTTCTTCACGCGGTCGCGCTGGGTCTTCGAGCGGCCCGTCTCGACCACGTCGGCGTCGAACTGCCCGGTCTCCGGGTCGACCCCGATGTCCTGGAGACACGACCGGACGAGTTCGATGACCCGCTCTGCGTCCTCTGTTTCGACGGTGTCAGAGAGGCGAACCCGCGCGCTCGCCTCAGAGAGCCGGACGAGCCCCTCGAGTTTACGGGCGGTCACGGGAACCGGGGCGTCCTCGTCTGCACCCTTCGACCGCAGGTCCACGTAGAAGTCACGGATGGCCTGTTTGGCCTCGTCACTCATCGTCGGATAACACGTGCGTTTGGAGAACGCGATGTACTTGCGGAGCAACTCGGCGTCGATGACGGGCGCCACCTCCTCGGTCACCTCGTTTACCTGCTGTTCGGTGAAGTTAGAGGAGTTCGTGTGCGTGCGGTGGGTGTGCAACTCGCCTGCGTAGTTCGTCCGCAGGATGTGCTCTGCGAGTTCTGTGTCCTTCTCCGCGTCCGGCTTGTCCGTCACCGTGAAGATGAGGTCGAACCGGGAGATGAGCGCCGGTTCGAGTTCGATTTGCTCCCCGATTGGCTCGTACGGGTCGAACCGGCCGTACTTCGGGTTCGCCGCACCGAGCAGCGAACACCGCGATTTGAGCGTCGCGTTGATGCCTGCCTTGGAAACCGAAATTGAGTTGTGGAGCACAACTCCCTGACTGACGAACGTATTGGTTGGCTCAACAGTCACGTCGTACACCCACGCTGTTTCGTACTCACCGGCGTTCGGAACGACCTCTACATCCGTGACACGATAGTACCGGAGTTCACATCCCGCTTCTAGTTCGCAAATTCGCTGTTCAGCTTCTTCGAGAGCTTGTTGCACAGTTGCGTGTGCACGGTTCGTCAGTTGTTCACGCGTTTGCTCGTCATAGCCACCCGCCTCTGCGTAGTGAACAGTGCTCGTCGTCACGCCGTCCAATCGTTCGGCGAGTTGACGGCCGGACCAGTTGATTGTCGTCCGAATCGTAGCGAGAGTAGTTGCGTTTTCGAGTTCTTGTTCGACCACTTTTACGCGATCGCGAATCTCTGCAATCTCCTCCTGCACGGTTTCCACCCGAATGCCGAATCCTTCATCGAGCGTCGGACGGAACTTCCCGGTGAGATTGAGACCGACGAGTTTCCGAAGGCTGCGAATCTCTCGTGCCACGTCTGTTGGCAAGACGTCATGGTGTCTCGGAGT
This sequence is a window from Haladaptatus sp. QDMS2. Protein-coding genes within it:
- a CDS encoding ABC transporter substrate-binding protein, producing the protein MRQTTDPQDQSDSYQTRRRFMQAAAAAGLVTVAGCTGGNGGGDGGANALTIPGLYDQSGATSDVGRPTALGSRDAFKWINEEGLLEQQINHNGVDYAYDVAQAQQNYDEFTSGDLPPIIIGWGTADTEALSQRVARDEIVYISASYSANLLTEEAPYNFFGNLDYTSQARAHLKWIADNDPGKIAFIFSNNPFGKAPVEGGKAYAEELGLEVGDDIDLPLTANSATSQLRKARDDSIDYLIHQNTAAPMQVLLKDRQDVYPEVNVMGLTYTVDELRVQESPETFEGVRYVSGFKTFGEVMEGSGDGKAAIEASFEREGRDMNDPSVANLNYVRGVIHAMLALKGIQEANNLDLDPSAGANIREGLFETQDWDVFGLAEPFSYEEADRRPTMTGRIYQVEGGEMKFDSKAELPRRDDWIGL
- a CDS encoding HIT family protein — its product is MDDDCIFCKIIDGEIPSRTVYEDDQVLAFLDVNPLTRGHTLVIPKSHHQTVADLPEDVGEAVFTTLYRLTPAVESAVSADGSNIGINNGTAAGQEVQHVHAHIVPRFEGDGGGAIHSIVRTMPDLTDDEFDDIAADIRANAD
- a CDS encoding AAA family ATPase, producing MDTKPQSLALAGVTGGAGTTRLTAELGATLARAGRDVALVDAAYATQGLSRFVGGALETDITDVVSGEATVQEALSDLPLDLSGRLAVAPAHATFEQLARAKSAAAAERLADTIGDLTRGFDVVIADTPPLAANQAVAAATAADAVALVAPATQRGLDAVPTIRGRLQDVGATDDHLIANRADGSLFASETDLAVPVCEDQEVETPTCATATTGTFAPAVAAVTEGIFDTNLGLDFEEPGFLKKYTRSR